GCACTTTATCGGTAAAGTATTCGTATTCGCTCACGCCGAGGAAAGAGCCCATGATATTGTACACGTTTTTCCAGCCGCTGCCCTGCAGCGCGCAGATTGCGTTATAGCTCCGCTGGCTCGAGCGGCAATGCAAGTACACGGGTTTGTCTTTCGGTATTTCGTTCATGCGTTCACGAAGAGCGCTCAGCGGGATATTGACGGCGTTTACGATATGCCCCGCTTCATATTCTTTCGGCTCGCGCACGTCGATAATGCACGCGTTTTGCTCGACAAGCTCGCGCACTTTCGTAACCGGCACTTGCTTGAAGACGCCGTTCAATATATTGAGGCCGACAAGCGCCGCGTGATTAACGACGTCTTTTGCGGTGCCGAACATCGGCGAATAGCACAGTTCGAGCTCTTTCAAATCTTCGAGCGTGCCGTGCAGCATAATGCAGGCCGCGATGACGTCGACTCTTTTATCGACCGCACCTTTTCCTATCGCCTGCGCACCGATGATCGCTCCTGACGGTTTTTCGAAAATCAATTTGAAAAAGAGCGGATTCGCATTCGGCATAAGGCCGACTTTATCGCCGGGGATGACGTACACGTAATCGTAATCGATGCCCGCATCTTTACACGCTTTTTCGTTTAAGCCGGTACACGCCGCATTGAAATCGAAACAGCGGATAACCGATGAACCGATGACGCCGGTGTTGCGGTGCGGAATGCGGTACATATCGTCGGCGGCCGCTCTCGCTTCTCTTTGGGCGGGACCTGCAAGCGTGAGGCGCGTTTTTTTATTTGTGATAAAGTGCGTCACTTCGACCGCATCGCCTACGGCGTAGATGTCGGGAACGTTCGTGCGGTAATTGTGATCGACGAGGATACCGCCCGTCGCGCCGAGCGCGACGCCTGCCGACTTTGCAAGTTCGGTTTCAGGCCGTACGCCGAGCGCCATGATGACCGCCCCTGCAGCGATCTTTTTGCCGCTTTCGGTCGTAATGTCTTTTTCGCCGATCTCTTTGATGCCGTCGCCGAGGACGAGA
This Treponema socranskii subsp. buccale DNA region includes the following protein-coding sequences:
- a CDS encoding FAD-dependent oxidoreductase; amino-acid sequence: MAKKIVIVGGVAGGASVAARARRLDESAEVVMFEKGPNVSFSNCSLPFFLSRIVKESGDLVLMSPEQFKKQYNIIAKTSHEVLKVNADKKTVTVKDLTSGKEFGESYDTLVLSPGASPVMPRSIPGIDKTHVFSVRNVVDIKKIDDYVTEHSVSDIVVVGGGFIGIEVAENFKLAGKNVTLVEKLDQVLAPFDYDMAQILHKELYDKGVALVLGDGIKEIGEKDITTESGKKIAAGAVIMALGVRPETELAKSAGVALGATGGILVDHNYRTNVPDIYAVGDAVEVTHFITNKKTRLTLAGPAQREARAAADDMYRIPHRNTGVIGSSVIRCFDFNAACTGLNEKACKDAGIDYDYVYVIPGDKVGLMPNANPLFFKLIFEKPSGAIIGAQAIGKGAVDKRVDVIAACIMLHGTLEDLKELELCYSPMFGTAKDVVNHAALVGLNILNGVFKQVPVTKVRELVEQNACIIDVREPKEYEAGHIVNAVNIPLSALRERMNEIPKDKPVYLHCRSSQRSYNAICALQGSGWKNVYNIMGSFLGVSEYEYFTDKVRNRKPIVTAYNFK